The following are from one region of the Sandaracinus amylolyticus genome:
- a CDS encoding ABC transporter ATP-binding protein has translation MSGLGITIDARDLVRDFGTKKAPVHAVRGLSLEVRRGELFGLVGPDAAGKTTTMRMIAGLVRPTSGMVRVLGQDPWHGAQKVRDALGLMPQEHSLYGDLSIEENMQFFSKLFCLSRAQYLERRERLLSITRLGAFTARRADALSGGMYKKLALMCALLHQPEVLLMDEPTNGIDPVSRRELWELVYELVDQGMTVLVSTPYMDEASRCHRVALVHQGRVLSEGDPNVLVRDLECPTAEVVGGDREAVHTILASLPEVLASSPAGAQLRVVIAPGASDHVADAVRAAGASLSPAQPAFEDVFLAKVALAERSAA, from the coding sequence ATGAGCGGTCTTGGAATTACGATCGACGCGCGCGATCTCGTGCGCGACTTCGGGACCAAGAAGGCGCCGGTGCACGCGGTGCGCGGGCTCTCGCTCGAGGTGCGGCGCGGCGAGCTCTTCGGGCTCGTCGGTCCCGACGCCGCGGGCAAGACCACGACGATGCGCATGATCGCGGGCCTGGTGCGCCCGACGAGCGGCATGGTGCGCGTGCTCGGACAGGACCCCTGGCACGGCGCACAGAAGGTGCGCGACGCGCTCGGTCTGATGCCGCAGGAGCACAGCCTCTACGGCGATCTCTCGATCGAGGAGAACATGCAGTTCTTCTCGAAGCTCTTCTGCCTGTCGCGCGCGCAGTACCTCGAGCGACGCGAGCGACTGCTCTCGATCACGCGCCTCGGCGCGTTCACCGCGCGACGCGCCGACGCGCTCTCGGGCGGCATGTACAAGAAGCTCGCGCTGATGTGCGCGCTCCTCCATCAGCCCGAGGTGCTGCTGATGGACGAGCCGACGAACGGCATCGATCCCGTCTCGCGCCGCGAGCTCTGGGAGCTCGTCTACGAGCTCGTCGATCAGGGCATGACCGTGCTCGTCTCGACGCCCTACATGGACGAGGCGTCGCGCTGTCATCGCGTCGCGCTGGTGCATCAGGGGCGCGTGCTCAGCGAGGGCGATCCCAACGTGCTGGTGCGCGATCTCGAGTGTCCGACCGCCGAGGTGGTCGGCGGGGATCGCGAGGCCGTGCACACGATCCTCGCGTCGCTCCCCGAGGTGCTCGCGAGCTCGCCCGCGGGCGCGCAGCTGCGCGTCGTCATCGCGCCCGGCGCGAGCGATCACGTCGCGGATGCAGTGCGCGCCGCGGGCGCGAGCCTCTCGCCCGCGCAGCCGGCGTTCGAAGACGTGTTCCTCGCGAAGGTCGCGCTCGCAGAACGGAGCGCCGCATGA
- a CDS encoding HlyD family secretion protein, translated as MKRVVAAGTVLVLLLVLALTLRIRAQREAQSGPPGGAGVVEAVAVDVGSRISGRIVRLQAREGAEVHAGDALLELDCMQERARLAEAEARIEAARAQLAGATAAVQTASRSTVAASAAARAAEVRISAASVQQETYAREAARVASLGPAASAQARDMAQSQASGAETEVEAARAQSRATRAQIGVARTQVEAADAQARAAASTLGAFEALRDLARIAVDECVVRAPRDGVLEEVYYEAGEIVTPGAIVVRLVDLSEVRATFYLPNAELSQARTDREAEVVADAWPDQRFAGRVITVANEAEFTPRNIQTRTDRDRLVYAIEVAVPNPERRLRPGMPVQVTLR; from the coding sequence ATGAAGCGCGTCGTCGCTGCCGGCACCGTCCTCGTCCTTCTCCTCGTGCTCGCCCTCACGCTCCGCATCCGCGCGCAACGCGAGGCGCAGAGCGGCCCGCCGGGCGGCGCGGGCGTGGTCGAGGCGGTCGCGGTCGACGTGGGCTCGCGCATCTCGGGTCGCATCGTGCGGCTGCAGGCGCGAGAGGGCGCCGAGGTGCACGCGGGCGATGCGCTGCTCGAGCTCGACTGCATGCAGGAGCGCGCGCGGCTCGCGGAAGCGGAGGCGCGGATCGAAGCAGCGCGCGCGCAGCTCGCGGGCGCGACGGCCGCGGTGCAGACCGCGTCGCGCAGCACCGTGGCCGCGAGCGCGGCGGCGCGTGCGGCGGAGGTCCGGATCTCCGCGGCGTCGGTGCAGCAGGAGACGTACGCGCGCGAAGCGGCTCGCGTCGCGAGCCTCGGGCCCGCGGCATCGGCGCAGGCCCGCGACATGGCTCAGTCGCAGGCGAGCGGCGCGGAGACCGAGGTCGAAGCGGCGCGCGCCCAGAGCCGCGCCACGCGCGCGCAGATCGGCGTCGCACGCACCCAGGTCGAGGCCGCGGACGCACAAGCACGCGCAGCGGCGAGCACCCTCGGCGCGTTCGAGGCGCTGCGCGATCTCGCGCGCATCGCGGTCGACGAGTGCGTGGTGCGCGCGCCGCGCGACGGAGTGCTCGAGGAGGTCTACTACGAGGCCGGCGAGATCGTGACGCCGGGCGCGATCGTCGTGCGCCTCGTCGATCTCTCGGAGGTGCGCGCGACGTTCTACCTGCCGAACGCCGAGCTCTCGCAGGCGCGCACCGATCGCGAGGCCGAGGTGGTCGCGGACGCGTGGCCCGATCAGCGCTTCGCGGGCCGGGTGATCACCGTCGCGAACGAGGCGGAGTTCACGCCGCGCAACATCCAGACGCGCACCGATCGCGATCGCCTCGTCTACGCGATCGAGGTCGCGGTGCCGAACCCCGAGCGCCGCTTGCGCCCCGGCATGCCGGTGCAGGTGACCCTGCGATGA